One genomic segment of Spirochaetota bacterium includes these proteins:
- a CDS encoding methyl-accepting chemotaxis protein — MGSVILFNSFSLGSFIPAIFFFTTGFFLYNTKDRSQATTAISIGYIIEGIFNIGYFISSSIYHPLAAYHRWITVSTILVTITYMGYLYFFFPYPKAQKVSRFYLFSGLSIAFVCFVIFAITTLKSDIVYLFRGHYYDFDAEEISAKIGIIIMIGILFTYILQWWRFFTSDKEDKKTIALLFIFTVIGTIVPSITNTLSRQGLIDREVFHTSWTLFNLLGFFLIFIVYINNSKDRFSFLGKLIGIILVTVLCLFQIIGFIVIKSNEKNFDDIYYRSALLSEHNNDTFNTYAYKASYDTIKNSWITTVPQDFNKENIALELQHANIWINLFNINNESFKDEVFRVLNNSPESFDGYKITLQEYIQNNKIKNKNELIEFCKKLDAKVYYLHNKILQLHDVNYKTNLKLLLSKQDPILLGFKKIFTDYLEKTTLEGKELKFALSQYLIPIQFIGSRVYHTSNDSSLHVFAYRYIKDNVIYEVGFPYIEYRKYMHETVLRLLVIVFIVYVFVRFILRLFFAGILVRPIRTLTEGLREVDKGNFNVHIPVQSGDEFGYITSAFNKMVESLRTLFQSTHSKSEEVKRLSSDLNVSATKLYDIARELSTIVEETSSAYEEMSSSFESNLNAIKQQADSMDVIKSDIEGIDTSSNQISQRITRLSNSIEQAVKQSEDGEVTITKSINAIESIAEYLKEVEQTIVNINEIADKINLLALNAAIEAARAGESGKGFSVVADEVNKLADQTADIVKGIHSTIAEQARMITNEIQYISKATEAIKAIRKGITETFNVLKDTVDFTNELNIKNKDIKTKLESFKELSGSVYNFSMEQKVTLEELTKAVNAIIEISQKALESAEFVQGFSRILDLSAQELSESIGYATNGLKQTENSEDNKK; from the coding sequence ATGGGTTCGGTAATATTGTTTAATTCCTTTTCATTGGGTTCATTCATTCCCGCAATATTTTTTTTTACAACAGGCTTTTTTTTATATAATACAAAAGATAGATCACAAGCTACTACTGCAATATCTATAGGTTATATAATAGAAGGTATTTTCAATATTGGTTATTTCATATCGTCAAGTATATATCATCCATTAGCAGCCTATCATCGATGGATTACAGTTTCAACCATATTGGTTACGATTACTTATATGGGATATTTATATTTCTTTTTCCCTTACCCTAAGGCACAAAAAGTATCCAGGTTTTATCTTTTTTCAGGATTATCTATAGCATTTGTATGCTTTGTTATTTTTGCAATCACCACATTAAAGTCTGATATTGTTTATCTATTTAGAGGACATTATTATGATTTTGATGCTGAGGAAATCAGTGCAAAAATAGGCATCATAATAATGATTGGGATTTTATTCACCTATATATTACAATGGTGGAGATTTTTTACTAGCGATAAAGAAGATAAAAAAACTATTGCATTACTTTTTATTTTTACTGTTATAGGAACGATCGTACCTTCAATAACCAATACCTTGAGTAGACAGGGCCTTATTGATAGAGAAGTATTTCACACATCATGGACACTTTTCAATCTTTTAGGTTTTTTCCTAATTTTTATTGTATATATCAATAATTCAAAAGATAGATTTTCATTTTTAGGTAAACTTATTGGTATAATTTTAGTTACTGTACTTTGTTTATTTCAAATTATTGGTTTCATTGTCATAAAAAGTAATGAGAAAAATTTTGATGATATATATTATCGATCCGCATTATTATCTGAGCATAATAATGATACATTTAATACATATGCCTACAAAGCCTCTTATGACACTATAAAAAATTCTTGGATTACAACAGTACCCCAAGATTTTAATAAAGAAAATATTGCATTAGAACTTCAACATGCAAATATATGGATCAATTTATTTAACATAAACAATGAATCATTTAAAGATGAAGTCTTTAGAGTACTGAATAATTCACCTGAGTCTTTTGATGGATATAAAATAACACTACAGGAATATATTCAGAATAATAAAATTAAAAATAAAAATGAATTAATAGAATTTTGCAAAAAATTAGACGCAAAAGTATATTATTTACATAACAAGATATTACAATTACATGATGTTAATTATAAAACTAATCTCAAGTTATTACTATCAAAGCAAGATCCAATTTTATTGGGTTTTAAGAAAATTTTTACTGATTATTTAGAAAAAACTACATTGGAGGGGAAAGAATTAAAATTTGCATTAAGTCAGTATCTCATACCTATCCAATTTATTGGGTCAAGAGTATATCATACATCAAATGATTCATCTTTACATGTTTTTGCATACCGTTACATAAAAGATAATGTTATATATGAAGTTGGTTTTCCATATATTGAATATCGTAAGTACATGCATGAAACAGTTTTAAGGTTACTTGTGATAGTTTTCATAGTATACGTTTTTGTTCGATTTATTTTACGTCTGTTTTTTGCAGGTATACTTGTAAGACCAATTCGTACACTTACTGAAGGATTAAGAGAAGTTGATAAAGGAAATTTTAATGTTCATATCCCCGTTCAATCGGGAGATGAATTTGGATATATTACTTCGGCATTTAATAAAATGGTAGAATCCCTCCGCACTTTATTTCAATCAACCCATTCAAAGTCCGAAGAGGTAAAACGTCTTAGTTCTGATCTTAATGTTTCGGCAACCAAGTTGTATGATATTGCTCGGGAACTATCGACCATAGTTGAAGAAACATCCAGTGCATATGAAGAGATGTCATCTTCATTTGAATCAAACCTGAATGCTATTAAACAACAGGCTGACAGCATGGATGTAATCAAAAGCGATATAGAAGGAATTGATACCAGCAGCAACCAGATATCGCAAAGAATAACACGTTTATCCAATTCTATTGAACAGGCTGTAAAACAATCTGAAGATGGGGAAGTAACTATTACCAAGTCAATTAATGCAATTGAATCAATTGCTGAATATTTAAAAGAAGTGGAACAGACGATAGTCAATATTAATGAGATAGCTGATAAGATTAATTTGCTGGCTTTAAATGCTGCTATTGAAGCTGCACGTGCTGGTGAATCTGGTAAGGGATTTTCAGTTGTTGCAGATGAAGTTAACAAATTAGCTGATCAGACGGCTGATATTGTGAAAGGAATACATTCAACAATTGCTGAACAGGCTCGAATGATAACAAATGAAATTCAATATATAAGTAAAGCTACTGAAGCTATCAAAGCTATACGAAAAGGAATTACTGAAACTTTTAATGTGCTTAAAGATACAGTGGACTTTACTAATGAGTTAAATATTAAAAATAAGGATATAAAAACAAAATTGGAATCTTTTAAAGAGTTATCAGGCTCTGTATATAATTTTTCAATGGAACAGAAAGTTACTCTTGAGGAATTAACGAAAGCTGTAAATGCAATAATTGAAATAAGCCAGAAAGCTTTAGAAAGTGCAGAATTTGTTCAGGGATTTTCACGTATCCTTGATTTAAGTGCTCAAGAGTTAAGTGAAAGTATAGGCTATGCCACAAATGGTCTAAAGCAAACTGAGAATAGTGAAGATAATAAAAAGTAA
- a CDS encoding M23 family metallopeptidase gives MNKNKIIFFVVTIIFIIIIGFLFYTIKIINHQISENTILKPADIFANEDEYIAYIQSIKIPGVSFTVGHIEKGDNFWKIAKEHNIDIDTLIGANPLWESIVAKVDQKIVIPSQKGVLHFINNVNELNTLHKVYNVPENNVLTPSLFLYKIKSLVSKMDKPVVVYIKDARPITDVMTPQLAKQFALREMFRSPLGGRLTSFFGGRVHPIFRQWGFHNGLDIAAPYGTPVGAARSGVVISSGWMGGYGKAVIIQHDEGFKTLYGHLSSITVRPGQKVKAGQFLGRVGSTGWSTGPHLHFTLWQYNKLINPMKVLW, from the coding sequence ATGAATAAAAATAAAATTATATTTTTTGTTGTTACTATTATATTTATTATAATAATTGGCTTTTTGTTTTATACAATAAAAATTATCAATCATCAAATTTCAGAAAATACTATACTAAAACCAGCAGATATTTTTGCAAATGAAGACGAATATATTGCATATATACAATCAATAAAGATCCCGGGTGTTTCTTTTACTGTGGGCCATATAGAGAAAGGCGACAATTTTTGGAAGATAGCTAAAGAGCATAATATTGATATTGATACATTAATAGGAGCAAACCCATTATGGGAAAGTATTGTTGCAAAGGTTGACCAGAAGATTGTAATACCATCTCAAAAAGGAGTATTGCATTTTATAAATAATGTAAATGAACTAAATACATTGCACAAGGTATATAATGTTCCTGAAAACAATGTACTTACCCCATCACTTTTTCTTTACAAGATAAAATCTCTTGTGTCAAAAATGGATAAACCTGTTGTAGTGTATATAAAGGATGCACGGCCAATAACTGATGTGATGACACCACAGCTTGCAAAACAATTTGCACTTCGTGAGATGTTCCGTTCACCGTTAGGTGGCAGGCTTACGTCGTTTTTTGGGGGAAGAGTTCACCCTATTTTTAGGCAGTGGGGATTTCATAATGGCCTTGACATTGCTGCACCGTATGGGACTCCAGTTGGAGCTGCTCGCAGTGGTGTTGTCATTTCCAGTGGGTGGATGGGAGGTTATGGAAAGGCAGTAATAATACAGCATGATGAAGGATTTAAAACGCTCTATGGACACCTGTCTTCAATTACCGTACGTCCAGGGCAAAAAGTTAAGGCTGGACAGTTTTTAGGGAGAGTTGGTTCTACTGGATGGTCAACGGGCCCTCATTTGCATTTTACGCTATGGCAATATAATAAACTGATAAACCCCATGAAGGTGCTATGGTAA
- the rsmG gene encoding 16S rRNA (guanine(527)-N(7))-methyltransferase RsmG, whose amino-acid sequence MYEQKISNYLKKSSLQLRHEAVQQLSLFLKLLLQYNKSHDLTRIKDIDEIIIKHFVDSLYITSLIDIPSPLLDIGTGPGFPGIPLAIVHRNKLFIVAESRHKRVEFLTIVKNELHLDNVEIYPHLVTEKSFFNVKGVITRAVESIEETLNRCSHFLLKDNFVIFMKGPAVDEEKIEEHNDYSLVVDKHYTLSDTTYHRRLVVYKKVTDEIKKMYYIAKDSTSPDGIAVTSSENKRFKEFKKIAANPKKYNTTFVSGKKIIKELIYTKPELCKYIIIYDEYTESDLDFIHLMSNFGKERTIILKKSLFNEIDITEAEQPVMAVQVPALTQWDFNCQELSLMLPFQDPVNMGAAIRSAVAFGVTHIIVCENAVYPFHPKAVRASAGAVFYCTIEQGPALHTLDTITIPCPILALDIEGDQIYDYKFPPKAILLAGTEGPGLPAIDKAVKLSIPIHTVESLNATVVVSIALYEWHKHKKNIQN is encoded by the coding sequence ATGTATGAACAAAAAATTAGTAACTATTTAAAAAAATCCTCCCTTCAATTACGTCATGAGGCTGTACAACAATTATCCCTATTTCTAAAACTACTGTTACAGTATAATAAGTCACATGACCTTACGCGCATAAAAGATATAGATGAGATTATTATAAAACATTTTGTAGATTCATTATATATAACTTCATTAATTGATATACCATCTCCTCTTCTTGATATTGGTACTGGTCCTGGTTTTCCTGGAATTCCTTTGGCGATAGTTCATAGAAATAAACTTTTCATAGTAGCAGAAAGCAGGCACAAAAGAGTTGAATTCCTTACTATCGTAAAAAATGAATTGCACCTCGATAATGTAGAAATTTATCCCCACTTAGTCACTGAAAAATCTTTTTTTAACGTCAAAGGTGTTATTACACGTGCTGTTGAATCTATTGAAGAAACATTGAACCGATGCAGTCATTTTTTACTAAAGGATAACTTTGTTATATTCATGAAAGGTCCTGCAGTTGATGAAGAAAAAATAGAAGAGCATAACGATTATAGTTTAGTAGTTGATAAACACTACACGTTGTCTGATACAACATATCATAGAAGGCTTGTAGTTTATAAAAAAGTAACTGATGAAATAAAAAAAATGTATTATATTGCTAAGGATAGTACTTCACCAGATGGCATTGCAGTAACGTCATCTGAAAATAAGCGGTTCAAAGAATTTAAAAAAATTGCAGCCAATCCTAAAAAGTATAATACCACATTTGTTTCGGGAAAAAAAATAATTAAAGAATTAATATATACAAAACCAGAGTTGTGCAAATATATAATTATTTATGATGAATATACAGAGTCAGATCTTGATTTTATACATCTCATGTCAAACTTTGGTAAAGAAAGAACTATTATCCTGAAAAAATCTCTGTTTAATGAGATAGATATTACGGAAGCAGAACAGCCAGTAATGGCTGTACAGGTACCTGCCCTTACTCAATGGGATTTCAATTGTCAGGAACTATCGCTCATGCTTCCCTTTCAGGACCCCGTTAACATGGGTGCTGCTATACGAAGTGCTGTTGCGTTTGGTGTTACTCATATTATTGTGTGTGAAAATGCAGTATATCCTTTTCATCCAAAGGCGGTACGGGCATCGGCAGGTGCAGTGTTCTATTGTACTATTGAACAAGGACCAGCATTGCATACGCTTGATACCATAACAATACCCTGCCCTATTCTTGCCCTTGATATAGAAGGAGACCAAATTTACGATTACAAATTCCCGCCAAAAGCTATTTTACTGGCAGGAACTGAAGGTCCTGGCTTGCCTGCTATAGATAAGGCGGTAAAATTGAGCATACCAATTCATACCGTAGAATCACTTAATGCAACTGTTGTGGTGTCTATAGCATTGTATGAATGGCATAAACACAAAAAGAACATCCAGAATTAA
- a CDS encoding aspartate aminotransferase family protein: MNFNQLPYKGLSYTKVLSLMKQYGVNDANWKKGKTFSLVYHRDDVHTKFLQKAFELYFDENGLNPMAFKSLKQFEHEVVKMTANILHAGNDACGTMTSGGTESCLLAVKTYRDMAKAQRPWIKKPEMVVPESIHVAFEKAAEYFNVKIIHAPLDKDFKVDVKAVEKLINRNTILIVGSAPCYPYGVIDPIDSLSTIAIKKKLPLHVDACLGGFLLPFVEKLGYELPPFDFRVEGVTSMSADVHKYGFSAKGASVIVYRDIQYLRHQFFIYEDWCGGVFASPALLGTRPGGTIAAAWAAMVVQGQEGYMHNAKIIMETTKKIQKGIESIKGMEILGTPHMSVFAYRSVDSEVNTFAIGDILEKKGWHVDRLQRPDALHAMITPVHAKVAQQFVNDVKAAFEYVKKNPHLAYEGSAAMYGMIAHIPMRKMIRNNILKMMEGMYGPTGQIPDLSMEEDTKEDLAMKAGKWYLKLRDKLTR; encoded by the coding sequence ATGAATTTTAACCAACTACCTTATAAAGGATTATCATATACCAAAGTACTATCACTTATGAAACAGTATGGAGTTAATGACGCTAACTGGAAAAAAGGGAAAACATTCAGTTTAGTTTATCACCGTGATGATGTTCATACTAAATTTTTGCAAAAAGCATTTGAACTGTATTTTGACGAAAATGGTCTCAATCCAATGGCATTCAAAAGCCTTAAACAGTTTGAACACGAAGTAGTTAAAATGACAGCCAACATATTACACGCAGGAAATGACGCATGCGGAACAATGACTTCAGGTGGAACTGAAAGCTGCCTCTTAGCTGTTAAAACTTACCGTGATATGGCAAAAGCTCAACGGCCATGGATAAAGAAACCTGAAATGGTGGTTCCAGAAAGTATTCATGTTGCATTTGAAAAAGCTGCTGAATATTTTAATGTTAAAATTATTCATGCACCATTGGATAAAGATTTTAAAGTAGATGTTAAAGCAGTTGAAAAACTCATTAATCGTAATACCATACTTATTGTTGGCTCAGCACCCTGTTATCCGTATGGTGTTATTGACCCTATTGATTCATTGAGCACGATAGCAATTAAGAAAAAGCTACCTCTTCATGTGGATGCTTGTTTAGGTGGTTTCCTTTTACCGTTTGTTGAAAAGTTGGGCTATGAATTACCACCCTTTGACTTCCGTGTTGAAGGAGTAACTTCCATGTCTGCCGATGTTCATAAATATGGTTTTAGTGCAAAGGGCGCTTCAGTCATAGTGTATAGAGATATTCAGTATTTACGTCATCAATTCTTCATCTATGAAGATTGGTGTGGAGGAGTTTTTGCCTCACCAGCTTTGCTAGGTACTCGTCCGGGTGGGACAATAGCCGCAGCGTGGGCAGCAATGGTTGTACAGGGCCAAGAAGGATATATGCACAATGCAAAAATCATTATGGAAACAACAAAAAAAATTCAAAAGGGCATAGAATCCATTAAAGGAATGGAAATATTAGGTACCCCTCATATGAGTGTTTTTGCATACCGTTCGGTTGATTCTGAGGTCAATACTTTTGCAATTGGTGATATTCTAGAAAAAAAAGGATGGCATGTTGACCGATTACAGCGTCCAGATGCCCTGCATGCAATGATTACTCCAGTGCATGCAAAAGTAGCACAACAATTTGTCAATGATGTAAAAGCTGCATTTGAATATGTTAAAAAAAATCCACATTTAGCTTATGAAGGAAGCGCTGCAATGTATGGAATGATTGCACATATACCCATGCGTAAAATGATAAGAAATAATATATTAAAAATGATGGAAGGCATGTATGGTCCTACAGGACAGATTCCTGATTTGAGCATGGAAGAGGATACAAAAGAAGACCTGGCAATGAAAGCCGGCAAGTGGTATCTCAAACTACGTGATAAATTAACAAGGTAA
- a CDS encoding DUF819 family protein produces the protein MINKIGPVLLCYIAGITIGNTGILTDNAKQIQDIGSNISIVLGIPLLLFTINVKTWFKLAGKALLSFTLGSVAVIIIVFIGYITFKHSIPDAWKIAGMLIGVYTGGTPNLAAIKEALQVDSTTFVIVHTYDTVFSMLYIIFLVSIAQRIFLKFLPAFSVVNDEEKNAKTDEDIKLYGDIFTRKIFPQLIIAFLLSFLVVAISFGISLVFPQQYQTMIVILALTTVAILFSLSPYVHNLKRTFQFGMYLIYIFCTIVGSMVNVDNLIHINISLLIYVFIAIFASLLLHGIFCKIFSIDTDTYIITSVAGICSPPFVPVVADALHNKYIILSGITTGVIGYAIGNYLGITLGYLLSTM, from the coding sequence ATGATAAATAAAATTGGACCTGTATTATTATGTTATATAGCTGGAATAACTATAGGTAATACAGGAATCCTTACGGATAATGCAAAACAAATTCAGGACATTGGATCCAATATTTCTATTGTACTGGGTATTCCTCTACTTCTTTTTACTATAAATGTAAAAACCTGGTTTAAGTTAGCTGGCAAAGCATTGCTCTCATTTACATTGGGAAGCGTAGCAGTTATTATTATTGTTTTTATTGGATACATAACATTTAAACATTCCATACCTGATGCCTGGAAGATAGCAGGGATGCTTATTGGCGTTTATACCGGCGGCACACCAAATTTAGCTGCAATTAAGGAGGCTTTACAGGTTGATTCAACCACATTTGTCATTGTTCATACATATGATACTGTTTTTTCAATGCTCTATATAATCTTTCTGGTATCAATAGCTCAAAGGATTTTTTTAAAGTTTCTTCCAGCTTTTTCAGTTGTAAATGATGAAGAAAAAAATGCAAAAACTGATGAAGACATAAAACTTTATGGAGATATTTTTACCAGGAAAATATTTCCTCAACTTATAATTGCATTCTTACTGTCATTTCTGGTTGTAGCTATCTCATTTGGAATTTCACTTGTTTTTCCTCAACAATATCAAACAATGATTGTTATTCTTGCTTTAACCACTGTTGCTATACTTTTTTCGCTCAGCCCTTATGTTCATAATCTTAAAAGGACATTCCAGTTTGGTATGTATTTAATATATATTTTCTGCACAATAGTTGGTTCAATGGTTAACGTTGACAATCTTATTCATATTAACATTTCCCTTCTAATTTATGTGTTCATTGCAATTTTTGCCAGCTTGCTTTTACATGGAATATTCTGCAAAATTTTTTCAATTGATACTGATACCTACATTATCACATCAGTAGCTGGTATATGTTCCCCACCATTTGTACCCGTAGTTGCAGATGCGCTTCACAATAAATATATTATTTTGTCAGGAATTACTACTGGAGTTATTGGGTATGCAATTGGCAATTATCTGGGAATTACGTTAGGATATTTATTAAGTACAATGTAA
- a CDS encoding TetR/AcrR family transcriptional regulator, producing MKKAERIQWEKDQKVNRFIQIAQGIFFQKGYDTTTIDEVAQLAGYNKRTLYHYFKDKEELFLAVVLDGLKLFNKKLQEAYDNPIEGHTKLYSMGKAFFTFFLEYPHYFNLIMTYEARNCIYYPAQVSNGIGFYKNECQKIADKNTELILKAIEYGIQEGSIHTTLTPRQLMVILWGQVFGITQIIMMRQTYFKEAFGIDHTELFEKFLLHTEKSLKNPI from the coding sequence ATGAAAAAAGCTGAACGAATCCAGTGGGAAAAAGACCAAAAGGTAAACAGATTTATTCAAATTGCACAGGGGATATTTTTTCAGAAAGGATATGACACAACAACTATCGACGAAGTAGCACAACTTGCTGGTTACAATAAACGAACACTATATCATTATTTTAAGGATAAAGAAGAGTTATTTTTAGCAGTTGTTTTAGATGGGCTTAAGTTATTCAATAAAAAATTGCAGGAAGCATATGATAACCCAATTGAAGGTCATACTAAGCTTTACAGTATGGGAAAAGCTTTTTTTACATTCTTTCTTGAATATCCTCATTATTTTAATCTCATAATGACATATGAAGCTCGTAATTGTATATACTATCCAGCACAAGTTTCAAACGGTATAGGATTTTATAAAAATGAGTGTCAAAAAATTGCTGACAAAAATACTGAGTTGATTTTGAAAGCTATAGAATACGGCATACAGGAAGGGAGCATTCATACTACTTTGACACCAAGACAGCTGATGGTAATACTATGGGGGCAGGTTTTTGGGATTACACAGATAATTATGATGCGTCAAACATATTTTAAAGAAGCCTTTGGCATTGACCATACCGAATTGTTTGAAAAATTTCTACTTCACACAGAAAAATCTTTAAAAAACCCTATATGA
- a CDS encoding cold-shock protein, which produces MPKGTIKWFNEKKGFGFISKEDGSDVFVHYTGIIGNGFRTLKEGQKVEFEIESSDKGPRAVSVRAI; this is translated from the coding sequence ATGCCTAAAGGTACAATCAAGTGGTTCAATGAAAAGAAAGGTTTTGGATTCATTTCCAAAGAAGACGGTAGCGATGTTTTTGTACATTATACCGGTATTATTGGTAACGGTTTCAGGACATTAAAAGAAGGACAAAAGGTTGAATTTGAGATCGAAAGCAGCGATAAAGGTCCGCGAGCTGTTTCCGTTAGAGCGATATAA